The proteins below are encoded in one region of Takifugu rubripes chromosome 1, fTakRub1.2, whole genome shotgun sequence:
- the spsb3b gene encoding SPRY domain-containing SOCS box protein 3 isoform X1 encodes MSHSNTEYMNTSVRTAMLRKGRNGRTRHLVWSEVWQDTDALALIQTSEQEEQEGRPMVQQMSEREPELQAYLQAPQIACEGAALSSVVPVFGQSFCQCEQQQEDTSGLGLGLGSECFCGEDDQGFDWEWDNHFKSSGAFLSCGNRKVSFHLDYSSGTAAIRGTKELADGQHFWEVKMTSPVYGTDMMVGIGTSEVNLEKFKYNFGSLLGHDEASWGLSYTGYLQHKGDKVKFSSQFGQGSIIGIHLDTWHGTLTFYKNRRCIGVAATRLQNKKFYPMVCSTAAKSSMKVIRACHTPTTLQYLCCAQLRQTMPPNLDVLRELDVPPGLRTVLQVQLGWVFTLSSSSSPDASEQYEDFAKNLQEEPVSSCSLGPIPSTVFNTSPIPTPDQPLCDCVTSRRGCPCTCYCPPTPPSSDYDSCCSEPEDYQSKRCRWT; translated from the exons ATGAGCCACTCCAACACAGAATATATGAACACTTCTGTAAG AACTGCCATGCTGAGAAAGGGCAGGAATGGACGGACTCGACATTTGGTCTGGAGCGAGGTATGGCAGGACACAGATGCCCTGGCCCTGATCCAGACTTCAGAGCAGGAAGAACAGGAAGGTCGGCCTATGGTGCAG CAGATGAGTGAGCGAGAGCCTGAGCTGCAGGCTTACCTGCAGGCTCCTCAGATTGCTTGTGAAGGAGCAGCCTTGTCCAGCGTGGTGCCAGTGTTCGGCCAGTCTTTCTGCCAGTGCgagcaacagcaggaggacacGTCTGGCCTCGGCCTCGGCCTCGGCAGTGAATGCTTCTGTGGGGAGGATGATCAGG GTTTTGACTGGGAGTGGGATAACCACTTCAAGTCTTCTGGAGCCTTCCTCAGCTGTGGCAACAGGAAGGTGAGCTTCCACCTAGACTACAGCTCCGGCACCGCGGCCATCCGCGGAACCAAGGAGCTCGCAGACGGCCAGCACTTCTGGGAAGTGAAGATGACCTCTCCTGTCTACGGGACAGATATG ATGGTGGGAATTGGCACTTCAGAGGTAAACCTGGAGAAGTTCAAGTACAACTTTGGGAGCCTGCTGGGCCATGATGAAGCTAGCTGGGGCCTCTCCTACACAG GTTATCTGCAGCACAAAGGTGACAAAGTGAAGTTCTCATCTCAGTTTGGCCAGGGCTCCATTATTGGAATACATCTGGACACCTGGCACGGGACCCTGACCTTCTACAAGAATCGCCGCTGTATAG GCGTTGCTGCCACGAGGCTGCAGAACAAGAAGTTCTATCCCATGGTGTGCTCCACCGCAGCCAAAAGTAGTATGAAGGTAATCCGTGCTTGTCACACACCCACCACCCTTCAGTACCTTTGCTGTGCCCAGCTGCGGCAGACGATGCCCCCCAACCTGGATGTGCTTCGAGAGCTGGATGTGCCCCCAGGCCTGCGCACCGTCCTCCAGGTGCAGCTAGGCTGGGTGTTcacgctcagcagcagcagcagccctgatGCCTCAGAGCAGTATGAGGACTTTGCCAAAAACCTCCAGGAAGAGCCAGTTTCAAGCTGCAGTCTTGGTCCCATCCCCTCTACGGTATTCAACACCAGTCCGATTCCTACCCCAGACCAACCCCTGTGTGACTGTGTAACATCCCGTCGGGGTTGTCCCTGCACTTGCTACTgtcctccaacccctcccaGCAGTGACTAcgacagctgctgctctgagccaGAGGATTACCAGAGCAAAAGATGTCGCTGGacatga
- the spsb3b gene encoding SPRY domain-containing SOCS box protein 3 isoform X2, protein MSHSNTEYMNTSVRTAMLRKGRNGRTRHLVWSEVWQDTDALALIQTSEQEEQEGRPMVQMSEREPELQAYLQAPQIACEGAALSSVVPVFGQSFCQCEQQQEDTSGLGLGLGSECFCGEDDQGFDWEWDNHFKSSGAFLSCGNRKVSFHLDYSSGTAAIRGTKELADGQHFWEVKMTSPVYGTDMMVGIGTSEVNLEKFKYNFGSLLGHDEASWGLSYTGYLQHKGDKVKFSSQFGQGSIIGIHLDTWHGTLTFYKNRRCIGVAATRLQNKKFYPMVCSTAAKSSMKVIRACHTPTTLQYLCCAQLRQTMPPNLDVLRELDVPPGLRTVLQVQLGWVFTLSSSSSPDASEQYEDFAKNLQEEPVSSCSLGPIPSTVFNTSPIPTPDQPLCDCVTSRRGCPCTCYCPPTPPSSDYDSCCSEPEDYQSKRCRWT, encoded by the exons ATGAGCCACTCCAACACAGAATATATGAACACTTCTGTAAG AACTGCCATGCTGAGAAAGGGCAGGAATGGACGGACTCGACATTTGGTCTGGAGCGAGGTATGGCAGGACACAGATGCCCTGGCCCTGATCCAGACTTCAGAGCAGGAAGAACAGGAAGGTCGGCCTATGGTGCAG ATGAGTGAGCGAGAGCCTGAGCTGCAGGCTTACCTGCAGGCTCCTCAGATTGCTTGTGAAGGAGCAGCCTTGTCCAGCGTGGTGCCAGTGTTCGGCCAGTCTTTCTGCCAGTGCgagcaacagcaggaggacacGTCTGGCCTCGGCCTCGGCCTCGGCAGTGAATGCTTCTGTGGGGAGGATGATCAGG GTTTTGACTGGGAGTGGGATAACCACTTCAAGTCTTCTGGAGCCTTCCTCAGCTGTGGCAACAGGAAGGTGAGCTTCCACCTAGACTACAGCTCCGGCACCGCGGCCATCCGCGGAACCAAGGAGCTCGCAGACGGCCAGCACTTCTGGGAAGTGAAGATGACCTCTCCTGTCTACGGGACAGATATG ATGGTGGGAATTGGCACTTCAGAGGTAAACCTGGAGAAGTTCAAGTACAACTTTGGGAGCCTGCTGGGCCATGATGAAGCTAGCTGGGGCCTCTCCTACACAG GTTATCTGCAGCACAAAGGTGACAAAGTGAAGTTCTCATCTCAGTTTGGCCAGGGCTCCATTATTGGAATACATCTGGACACCTGGCACGGGACCCTGACCTTCTACAAGAATCGCCGCTGTATAG GCGTTGCTGCCACGAGGCTGCAGAACAAGAAGTTCTATCCCATGGTGTGCTCCACCGCAGCCAAAAGTAGTATGAAGGTAATCCGTGCTTGTCACACACCCACCACCCTTCAGTACCTTTGCTGTGCCCAGCTGCGGCAGACGATGCCCCCCAACCTGGATGTGCTTCGAGAGCTGGATGTGCCCCCAGGCCTGCGCACCGTCCTCCAGGTGCAGCTAGGCTGGGTGTTcacgctcagcagcagcagcagccctgatGCCTCAGAGCAGTATGAGGACTTTGCCAAAAACCTCCAGGAAGAGCCAGTTTCAAGCTGCAGTCTTGGTCCCATCCCCTCTACGGTATTCAACACCAGTCCGATTCCTACCCCAGACCAACCCCTGTGTGACTGTGTAACATCCCGTCGGGGTTGTCCCTGCACTTGCTACTgtcctccaacccctcccaGCAGTGACTAcgacagctgctgctctgagccaGAGGATTACCAGAGCAAAAGATGTCGCTGGacatga
- the spsb3b gene encoding SPRY domain-containing SOCS box protein 3 isoform X4, with product MSEREPELQAYLQAPQIACEGAALSSVVPVFGQSFCQCEQQQEDTSGLGLGLGSECFCGEDDQGFDWEWDNHFKSSGAFLSCGNRKVSFHLDYSSGTAAIRGTKELADGQHFWEVKMTSPVYGTDMMVGIGTSEVNLEKFKYNFGSLLGHDEASWGLSYTGYLQHKGDKVKFSSQFGQGSIIGIHLDTWHGTLTFYKNRRCIGVAATRLQNKKFYPMVCSTAAKSSMKVIRACHTPTTLQYLCCAQLRQTMPPNLDVLRELDVPPGLRTVLQVQLGWVFTLSSSSSPDASEQYEDFAKNLQEEPVSSCSLGPIPSTVFNTSPIPTPDQPLCDCVTSRRGCPCTCYCPPTPPSSDYDSCCSEPEDYQSKRCRWT from the exons ATGAGTGAGCGAGAGCCTGAGCTGCAGGCTTACCTGCAGGCTCCTCAGATTGCTTGTGAAGGAGCAGCCTTGTCCAGCGTGGTGCCAGTGTTCGGCCAGTCTTTCTGCCAGTGCgagcaacagcaggaggacacGTCTGGCCTCGGCCTCGGCCTCGGCAGTGAATGCTTCTGTGGGGAGGATGATCAGG GTTTTGACTGGGAGTGGGATAACCACTTCAAGTCTTCTGGAGCCTTCCTCAGCTGTGGCAACAGGAAGGTGAGCTTCCACCTAGACTACAGCTCCGGCACCGCGGCCATCCGCGGAACCAAGGAGCTCGCAGACGGCCAGCACTTCTGGGAAGTGAAGATGACCTCTCCTGTCTACGGGACAGATATG ATGGTGGGAATTGGCACTTCAGAGGTAAACCTGGAGAAGTTCAAGTACAACTTTGGGAGCCTGCTGGGCCATGATGAAGCTAGCTGGGGCCTCTCCTACACAG GTTATCTGCAGCACAAAGGTGACAAAGTGAAGTTCTCATCTCAGTTTGGCCAGGGCTCCATTATTGGAATACATCTGGACACCTGGCACGGGACCCTGACCTTCTACAAGAATCGCCGCTGTATAG GCGTTGCTGCCACGAGGCTGCAGAACAAGAAGTTCTATCCCATGGTGTGCTCCACCGCAGCCAAAAGTAGTATGAAGGTAATCCGTGCTTGTCACACACCCACCACCCTTCAGTACCTTTGCTGTGCCCAGCTGCGGCAGACGATGCCCCCCAACCTGGATGTGCTTCGAGAGCTGGATGTGCCCCCAGGCCTGCGCACCGTCCTCCAGGTGCAGCTAGGCTGGGTGTTcacgctcagcagcagcagcagccctgatGCCTCAGAGCAGTATGAGGACTTTGCCAAAAACCTCCAGGAAGAGCCAGTTTCAAGCTGCAGTCTTGGTCCCATCCCCTCTACGGTATTCAACACCAGTCCGATTCCTACCCCAGACCAACCCCTGTGTGACTGTGTAACATCCCGTCGGGGTTGTCCCTGCACTTGCTACTgtcctccaacccctcccaGCAGTGACTAcgacagctgctgctctgagccaGAGGATTACCAGAGCAAAAGATGTCGCTGGacatga
- the spsb3b gene encoding SPRY domain-containing SOCS box protein 3 isoform X3: protein MLRKGRNGRTRHLVWSEVWQDTDALALIQTSEQEEQEGRPMVQQMSEREPELQAYLQAPQIACEGAALSSVVPVFGQSFCQCEQQQEDTSGLGLGLGSECFCGEDDQGFDWEWDNHFKSSGAFLSCGNRKVSFHLDYSSGTAAIRGTKELADGQHFWEVKMTSPVYGTDMMVGIGTSEVNLEKFKYNFGSLLGHDEASWGLSYTGYLQHKGDKVKFSSQFGQGSIIGIHLDTWHGTLTFYKNRRCIGVAATRLQNKKFYPMVCSTAAKSSMKVIRACHTPTTLQYLCCAQLRQTMPPNLDVLRELDVPPGLRTVLQVQLGWVFTLSSSSSPDASEQYEDFAKNLQEEPVSSCSLGPIPSTVFNTSPIPTPDQPLCDCVTSRRGCPCTCYCPPTPPSSDYDSCCSEPEDYQSKRCRWT, encoded by the exons ATGCTGAGAAAGGGCAGGAATGGACGGACTCGACATTTGGTCTGGAGCGAGGTATGGCAGGACACAGATGCCCTGGCCCTGATCCAGACTTCAGAGCAGGAAGAACAGGAAGGTCGGCCTATGGTGCAG CAGATGAGTGAGCGAGAGCCTGAGCTGCAGGCTTACCTGCAGGCTCCTCAGATTGCTTGTGAAGGAGCAGCCTTGTCCAGCGTGGTGCCAGTGTTCGGCCAGTCTTTCTGCCAGTGCgagcaacagcaggaggacacGTCTGGCCTCGGCCTCGGCCTCGGCAGTGAATGCTTCTGTGGGGAGGATGATCAGG GTTTTGACTGGGAGTGGGATAACCACTTCAAGTCTTCTGGAGCCTTCCTCAGCTGTGGCAACAGGAAGGTGAGCTTCCACCTAGACTACAGCTCCGGCACCGCGGCCATCCGCGGAACCAAGGAGCTCGCAGACGGCCAGCACTTCTGGGAAGTGAAGATGACCTCTCCTGTCTACGGGACAGATATG ATGGTGGGAATTGGCACTTCAGAGGTAAACCTGGAGAAGTTCAAGTACAACTTTGGGAGCCTGCTGGGCCATGATGAAGCTAGCTGGGGCCTCTCCTACACAG GTTATCTGCAGCACAAAGGTGACAAAGTGAAGTTCTCATCTCAGTTTGGCCAGGGCTCCATTATTGGAATACATCTGGACACCTGGCACGGGACCCTGACCTTCTACAAGAATCGCCGCTGTATAG GCGTTGCTGCCACGAGGCTGCAGAACAAGAAGTTCTATCCCATGGTGTGCTCCACCGCAGCCAAAAGTAGTATGAAGGTAATCCGTGCTTGTCACACACCCACCACCCTTCAGTACCTTTGCTGTGCCCAGCTGCGGCAGACGATGCCCCCCAACCTGGATGTGCTTCGAGAGCTGGATGTGCCCCCAGGCCTGCGCACCGTCCTCCAGGTGCAGCTAGGCTGGGTGTTcacgctcagcagcagcagcagccctgatGCCTCAGAGCAGTATGAGGACTTTGCCAAAAACCTCCAGGAAGAGCCAGTTTCAAGCTGCAGTCTTGGTCCCATCCCCTCTACGGTATTCAACACCAGTCCGATTCCTACCCCAGACCAACCCCTGTGTGACTGTGTAACATCCCGTCGGGGTTGTCCCTGCACTTGCTACTgtcctccaacccctcccaGCAGTGACTAcgacagctgctgctctgagccaGAGGATTACCAGAGCAAAAGATGTCGCTGGacatga
- the nubp2 gene encoding cytosolic Fe-S cluster assembly factor nubp2 has protein sequence MEQNTDGNMAQVRHVVLVLSGKGGVGKSTITTELALALRHAGKKVGILDVDLCGPSIPRMLSIVRTDVHQCDSGWVPVYTDAQKTLALMSIGFLLEDPDEAVVWRGPKKTALIGQFVSDVAWGELDVLLVDTPPGTSDEHLAVLENMKKHSSIDGAILVTTPQAVSTGDVRREITFCKKTGVKILGIIENMSGFVCPHCSECSNVFSKGGGEELAKLTGSVFLGSVPLDPLLSSSLEEGKDFMQSFPNSATFSAINSICQTLLNNLEID, from the exons ATGGAACAAAATACTG ACGGGAACATGGCCCAAGTCCGGCATGTGGTCTTGGTTCTGTCCGGGAAAGGTGGAGTAGGAAAGAGCACCATCACCACAGAGTTGGCTCTAGCTCTCAGGCATGCTGGTAAAAAG GTTGGCATCCTGGATGTTGACCTTTGTGGGCCCAGCATCCCTCGCATGCTCAGCATCGTGCGCACTGACGTGCATCAGTGTGACTCAGGTTGGGTGCCTGTCTACACAGATGCCCAAAAGACACTTGCGCTTATGTCTATTGGCTTCCTGCTGGAAGACCCAGATGAAGCAGTGGTGTGGAGGGGTCCTAAGAAAACAG CTTTGATTGGCCAGTTTGTGTCAGATGTTGCTTGGGGGGAACTTGATGTGTTGCTGGTGGACACACCACCAGGGACGTCTGATGAACATCTGGCAGTGctggaaaacatgaaaaaacacaGCAGTATAGATGGAGCCATCTTGGTAACCACACCTCAG GCAGTGTCTACAGGAGATGTGAGACGAGAGATCACCTTCTGTAAGAAAACAGGAGTAAAGATCTTGGGCATCATAGAGAACATGAGTGGATTTGTTTGTCCTCATTGTTCG gagtGCAGCAACGTCTTCTCAAAGGGTGGCGGTGAAGAGTTGGCGAAGCTGACCGGATCAGTATTCTTAG GCTCGGTGCCCTTGGATcctctgctcagcagcagcctggaggaggGCAAAGACTTCATGCAGTCGTTTCCCAACAGCGCCACCTTCAGTGCGATCAACAGTATTTGTCAGACTCTGTTAAATAACCTTGAAATTGATTGA
- the atp6v0cb gene encoding ATPase H+ transporting V0 subunit cb — translation MTDQGPEYSPFFAVMGASAAMVFSALGAAYGTAKSGTGIAAMSVMRPELIMKSIIPVVMAGIIAIYGLVVAVLIANNIVERLALHKSFLYLGAGLSVGLSGLAAGFAIGIVGDAGVRGTAQQPRLFVGMILILIFAEVLGLYGLIVALILSTK, via the exons ATGACGGACCAAGGCCCAGAATACTCTCCCTTTTTCGCAGTGATGGGTGCCTCAGCGGCGATGGTTTTCAGTG CCTTGGGCGCAGCTTACGGCACAGCCAAGAGCGGCACAGGCATCGCCGCCATGTCCGTCATGAGGCCAGAGCTCATCATGAAGTCCATCATCCCCGTCGTCATGGCGGGTATCATAGCCATTTACGGTTTGGTGGTCGCCGTGCTGATTGCCAACAACATTGTCGAGAGGCTCGCCCTCCACAA GAGTTTCCTCTATCTGGGAGCTGGTCTGAGCGTGGGTCTGAGCGGCCTGGCAGCGGGCTTCGCCATCGGCATAGTGGGCGACGCGGGCGTGAGAGGCACAGCTCAGCAGCCGCGGCTATTCGTGGGCATGATCCTCATCCTGATTTTTGCTGAGGTCTTGGGTCTGTACGGGCTCATTGTCGCCCTCATCCTGTCCACAAAATAA
- the tbc1d24 gene encoding TBC1 domain family member 24 isoform X1 translates to MADEEYGSFVDWNQMGDLATSSGPTKVDCKDLKEFKQLARQGYWAKNHKLRAQVYQQLIKAIPCRTVTPDAEVYRDLMGNAATKRQSSHLPLPDFVDGNPVPQYCLKAESLTSAHQIISCVAGQLPDISYCPSLPAVTSLLLHFSKDEAQCFENISRILACNEPGKRLLDQTFLSYESGCMTFGDLANKYCTSAHKLIVATAQDVLEVYSDWQRWVLGDLPFSHMVRILDVFLVEGYKILFRVAIALLKFYRKHKAGVQGGQGGQPPQQDSDKVRADIRAFVKGIASVITPDKLLEKAFSIRLFSRKEITLLQLTNERSLQQKGITVSQKRSRQNVHLALNPDNFSSEIVTVKEMRDIWSWIPERFALCQPHLLFTTTNHGCSLNRFYSHCEGHEPTLLLIRTTDGDVCGAFLSTDWEERKRGGNKLSFFGTGECFVFRLKPEMERYEWVVIRHPELASSVKTQEEVELAPTDGQNAENNGLKQPEKPAGDISPFLSARHFNLNSKNTSMFMAGTVDSIIVGGGEGNALYIDSELNHGRTGRCTTFDNPPLCAETFQVGLLEVWGFQDAMNS, encoded by the exons ATGGCTGATGAAGAATATGGCAGCTTTGTGGACTGGAACCAAATGGGGGATCTGGCCACAAGCAGCGGCCCCACCAAGGTCGACTGTAAAGACCTAAAAGAGTTCAAACAGCTGGCTCGGCAGGGTTACTGGGCGAAAAACCACAAACTCCGTGCACAAGTCTACCAGCAGTTAATCAAAGCCATTCCCTGTCGCACGGTCACCCCAGATGCAGAAGTGTATCGCGACCTTATGGGAAACGCGGCCACTAAGAGGCAGTCCTCCCACCTTCCACTTCCGGATTTTGTGGATGGAAACCCTGTGCCACAGTACTGCCTAAAGGCCGAGTCTCTAACCTCAGCGCATCAGATTATCAGCTGCGTGGCTGGACAGTTGCCAGACATCTCCTACTGCCCCTCACTGCCTGCTGTCACATCTCTGCTCCTGCACTTCAGTAAAGATGAAGCTCAGTGTTTCGAGAACATCAGCCGCATACTGGCCTGCAACGAGCCGGGCAAACGGCTGCTGGACCAGACTTTCCTCAGCTATGAGTCGGGCTGCATGACCTTTGGAGACCTGGCCAACAAATACTGCACAAGCGCCCACAAACTGATTGTGGCCACAGCCCAGGATGTGCTGGAGGTGTACTCGGACTGGCAGCGCTGGGTTTTGGGTGACCTGCCTTTTAGCCATATGGTCAGGATCCTGGATGTCTTCCTGGTGGAGGGCTACAAGATTCTCTTCCGCGTAGCTATAGCGCTGCTCAAGTTCTACCGCAAGCACAAGGCGGGGGTCCAGGGAGGCCAGGGCGGCCAGCCGCCGCAGCAGGATTCTGACAAAGTCAGGGCGGACATCCGGGCTTTTGTCAAAGGCATCGCTTCGGTCATCACGCCTGACAAGCTGCTTGAGAAAGCTTTCTCCATTCGTCTGTTCAGCCGCAAAGAAATCACGTTGTTGCAGCTCACCAATGAAAGGTCCCTGCAGCAGAAAGGCATCACCGTCAGCCAGAAGCG TTCTAG GCAAAATGTGCACTTGGCTCTTAATCCTGACAACTTCTCCTCTGAGATTGTCACCGTGAAGGAGATGAGGGACATCTGGTCGTGGATCCCCGAGCGCTTCGCCCTGTGCCAACCACACCTCCTCTTCACCACCACCAATCATGGTTGCAGCCTGAACAG ATTTTACTCGCATTGTGAAGGTCACGAGCCCACTCTGCTCCTCATCCGCACAACAGACGGTGAT GTTTGTGGAGCTTTCTTGTCTACAGACTGGGAGGAGCGGAAAAGAGGTGGCAATAAGTTGAGCTTCTTTGGCACAGGCGAGTGCTTTGTCTTCAGA CTAAAACCAGAGATGGAACGTTATGAGTGGGTCGTGATCCGCCACCCTGAGTTAGCCTCTTCAGTTAAGACCCAGGAGGAAGTAGAGCTGGCCCCCACTGACGGCCAGAACGCAGAAAACAACGGCTTAAAGCAGCCAGAGAAACCTGCCGGAGAcatctcccccttcctctccgcCCGCCACTTCAACCTCAACTCCAAGAATACTTCCATGTTCATGGCCGGCACCGTCGACTCCATCATAGTGG GGGGAGGTGAAGGTAACGCCCTCTACATCGACTCTGAGCTCAACCATGGCCGCACTGGCAGGTGCACCACCTTTGACAACCCGCCACTTTGTGCTGAGACCTTCCAGGTTGGGCTGCTAGAGGTCTGGGGTTTCCAGGATGCCATGAACTCGTAA
- the tbc1d24 gene encoding TBC1 domain family member 24 isoform X2 — protein sequence MADEEYGSFVDWNQMGDLATSSGPTKVDCKDLKEFKQLARQGYWAKNHKLRAQVYQQLIKAIPCRTVTPDAEVYRDLMGNAATKRQSSHLPLPDFVDGNPVPQYCLKAESLTSAHQIISCVAGQLPDISYCPSLPAVTSLLLHFSKDEAQCFENISRILACNEPGKRLLDQTFLSYESGCMTFGDLANKYCTSAHKLIVATAQDVLEVYSDWQRWVLGDLPFSHMVRILDVFLVEGYKILFRVAIALLKFYRKHKAGVQGGQGGQPPQQDSDKVRADIRAFVKGIASVITPDKLLEKAFSIRLFSRKEITLLQLTNERSLQQKGITVSQKRQNVHLALNPDNFSSEIVTVKEMRDIWSWIPERFALCQPHLLFTTTNHGCSLNRFYSHCEGHEPTLLLIRTTDGDVCGAFLSTDWEERKRGGNKLSFFGTGECFVFRLKPEMERYEWVVIRHPELASSVKTQEEVELAPTDGQNAENNGLKQPEKPAGDISPFLSARHFNLNSKNTSMFMAGTVDSIIVGGGEGNALYIDSELNHGRTGRCTTFDNPPLCAETFQVGLLEVWGFQDAMNS from the exons ATGGCTGATGAAGAATATGGCAGCTTTGTGGACTGGAACCAAATGGGGGATCTGGCCACAAGCAGCGGCCCCACCAAGGTCGACTGTAAAGACCTAAAAGAGTTCAAACAGCTGGCTCGGCAGGGTTACTGGGCGAAAAACCACAAACTCCGTGCACAAGTCTACCAGCAGTTAATCAAAGCCATTCCCTGTCGCACGGTCACCCCAGATGCAGAAGTGTATCGCGACCTTATGGGAAACGCGGCCACTAAGAGGCAGTCCTCCCACCTTCCACTTCCGGATTTTGTGGATGGAAACCCTGTGCCACAGTACTGCCTAAAGGCCGAGTCTCTAACCTCAGCGCATCAGATTATCAGCTGCGTGGCTGGACAGTTGCCAGACATCTCCTACTGCCCCTCACTGCCTGCTGTCACATCTCTGCTCCTGCACTTCAGTAAAGATGAAGCTCAGTGTTTCGAGAACATCAGCCGCATACTGGCCTGCAACGAGCCGGGCAAACGGCTGCTGGACCAGACTTTCCTCAGCTATGAGTCGGGCTGCATGACCTTTGGAGACCTGGCCAACAAATACTGCACAAGCGCCCACAAACTGATTGTGGCCACAGCCCAGGATGTGCTGGAGGTGTACTCGGACTGGCAGCGCTGGGTTTTGGGTGACCTGCCTTTTAGCCATATGGTCAGGATCCTGGATGTCTTCCTGGTGGAGGGCTACAAGATTCTCTTCCGCGTAGCTATAGCGCTGCTCAAGTTCTACCGCAAGCACAAGGCGGGGGTCCAGGGAGGCCAGGGCGGCCAGCCGCCGCAGCAGGATTCTGACAAAGTCAGGGCGGACATCCGGGCTTTTGTCAAAGGCATCGCTTCGGTCATCACGCCTGACAAGCTGCTTGAGAAAGCTTTCTCCATTCGTCTGTTCAGCCGCAAAGAAATCACGTTGTTGCAGCTCACCAATGAAAGGTCCCTGCAGCAGAAAGGCATCACCGTCAGCCAGAAGCG GCAAAATGTGCACTTGGCTCTTAATCCTGACAACTTCTCCTCTGAGATTGTCACCGTGAAGGAGATGAGGGACATCTGGTCGTGGATCCCCGAGCGCTTCGCCCTGTGCCAACCACACCTCCTCTTCACCACCACCAATCATGGTTGCAGCCTGAACAG ATTTTACTCGCATTGTGAAGGTCACGAGCCCACTCTGCTCCTCATCCGCACAACAGACGGTGAT GTTTGTGGAGCTTTCTTGTCTACAGACTGGGAGGAGCGGAAAAGAGGTGGCAATAAGTTGAGCTTCTTTGGCACAGGCGAGTGCTTTGTCTTCAGA CTAAAACCAGAGATGGAACGTTATGAGTGGGTCGTGATCCGCCACCCTGAGTTAGCCTCTTCAGTTAAGACCCAGGAGGAAGTAGAGCTGGCCCCCACTGACGGCCAGAACGCAGAAAACAACGGCTTAAAGCAGCCAGAGAAACCTGCCGGAGAcatctcccccttcctctccgcCCGCCACTTCAACCTCAACTCCAAGAATACTTCCATGTTCATGGCCGGCACCGTCGACTCCATCATAGTGG GGGGAGGTGAAGGTAACGCCCTCTACATCGACTCTGAGCTCAACCATGGCCGCACTGGCAGGTGCACCACCTTTGACAACCCGCCACTTTGTGCTGAGACCTTCCAGGTTGGGCTGCTAGAGGTCTGGGGTTTCCAGGATGCCATGAACTCGTAA